The Pungitius pungitius chromosome 10, fPunPun2.1, whole genome shotgun sequence genome has a window encoding:
- the LOC134132826 gene encoding CD209 antigen-like protein E: MEEIYANVEYNKSQVSIRPSTPGPRSPRSRPHGTVAVSLGLLSVLLLAGLVGLGVHLHASAAELSSIKANLTERLQVSGDKLSSVSAERDQLKDNFTALMDNFTALMDNFTALTQEKDRLQLLLEQKKTCPEGWRMFTGSCYFISSRDDSWTNARKDCKAKGADLVIIDSPQEQKSLLLLETDRAWIGLSETSKNNWKWIDGTPLTVAYWGGPPEVVQPDDYGGKEDCVEIIFRWNENKNWNDRQCSNPLKWICEKLV; encoded by the exons ATGGAGGAAATCTACGCAAACGTTGAATACAACAAGTCTCAGGTTTCCATAAGACCTTCAACACCAG GTCCCAGGAGCCCAAGGAGCAGACCTCATGGAACTGTTGCTGTCTCTCTGGGGCTGCTCAGTGTCCTCCTGCTGGCTGGACTCGTCGGACTCGGTGTTCACT TGCATGCATCAGCTGCAGAACTCTCCTCCATCAAAGCCAACCTGACGGAGCGTCTCCAGGTCAGTGGAGACAAGCTGTCCTcagtgtctgcagagagagaccagctgaaggacaacttcactgcactgatggacaacttcactgcactgatggacaacttcactgcactgaccCAAGAGAAGGACAGACTTCAGCTCCTGTTGGAACAGA agaaaacgTGTCCTGAAGGGTGGAGGATGTTCACTGGTTCCTGTTATTTTATCTCTTCACGGGATGATTCCTGGACTAATGCCAGAAAAGACTGCAAAGCAAAAGGAGCAGATCTGGTGATCATAGACTCTCCTCAAGAGCAG AAATCCCTCTTACTCTTGGAGACAGACCGTGCTTGGATTGGTTTGAGTGAAACGAGCAAGAACAACTGGAAATGGATTGATGGAACTCCACTGACTGTAGC GTACTGGGGCGGTCCTCCTGAAGTGGTTCAACCTGATGACTATGGAGGTAAAGAGGACTGTGTTGAAATTATTTTCCGCTGGAACGAAAATAAAAACTGGAACGATAGACAGTGTAGTAACCCTCTGAAATGGATCTGTGAAAAACTGGTTTAA